TAACCCCCGCACGCCGATTCATCGCTTCAAACCGCGCGCTCACAGGGCGATTTCAGGCCACCGACCAGGAGACGCCCAGAAGCCGTTGCGATTTGTCCCGCTCTGGCGAGACATAACGCAACGAGAACTTCAGAGGACCTTCTTCACCACGCTCGACTTCAGCTGCATCTGACCGAAATCCGGGACCTTCGCGTCGATGTCGTGGTCGCCGACGCCGTCGGAGATCAGCCGGATGTTGCGCACCTTGGTGCCGATCTTGATGACGCCGCCACCACCGCCCTTGACCTTGACGGTCTTGACGATGGTGACCGTGTCACCGTCTTCCAGCAGGTTGCCGACCGCATCCTTCACGACTGCCTCCGCAGCGGCTTCCGCAGCCTCGGAGGCCGACCACTCGTGCCCGCACATCGGGCACACCAGAAGCGCACCCTGCTCGTAGGTGAATTCCTGCGAGCACTCCGGGCAGGGCGGGAGCTGATCAGACATTGAAACGGAACTCGACCACATCACCGTCTTGCATGATGTAGTCCTTGCCCTCCATGCGGACCTTGCCTGCGGCCTTGGCCGCGGCCATCGAGCCGGCCTCGTCGAGGTCGGCGAAGGACACGATCTCGGCCTTGATGAAGCCCTTCTCGAAGTCGGTGTGGATAACCCCGGCGGCCTTGGGGGCGGTATCGCCCTGGCGGATCGTCCAGGCGCGCGACTCCTTGGGACCTGCGGTGAGGTAGGTCTGCAGGCCGAGGGTGTGGAAACCGGCGCGAGCGAGCGACGTCAGGCCGGGTTCGGTCTGGCCGATCGAGTCGAGCAACTCCTGGGCGTCCTCCTCGTCGAGTTCGAGGAGTTCGCTCTCGACCTTCGCGTCGAGGAAGACGGCGTCGGCCGGTGCGATGGCGGCGCGCAGTTCGGCCTTCTTCGCATCGTCGGTGAGCACGCCTTCGTCGGAGTTGAAGACGTAGAGGAACGGCTTGGCGGTCATCAGGTGCAGTTCGCGCACCGACGACAGGTCGAACGAATCCTTCTGCGAGAACAGCGTTTTGCCGCTGTCGAGGATCTCCTGCGCTTTCTTGGCCGCCTCGAGGGTCTCGACGAGGTCCTTGTTTCTGCGCGAGTCCTTCTCGAGACGCGGGATCGCCTTCTCGAGGGTCTGCATGTCGGCGAGGATCAGCTCGGTCTCGATGACCTCGATGTCGGCGAACGGGTCGACGCGGCCGTCGACGTGCACGACGTCGCCGTCGTCGAAGACACGGACGACCTGGCAGATCGCGTCGGCCTCACGGATGTTGGCGAGGAACTGGTTGCCCATGCCCTCGCCCTCGGAGGCGCC
The sequence above is drawn from the Gordonia rubripertincta genome and encodes:
- a CDS encoding zinc ribbon domain-containing protein YjdM; its protein translation is MSDQLPPCPECSQEFTYEQGALLVCPMCGHEWSASEAAEAAAEAVVKDAVGNLLEDGDTVTIVKTVKVKGGGGGVIKIGTKVRNIRLISDGVGDHDIDAKVPDFGQMQLKSSVVKKVL
- the ychF gene encoding redox-regulated ATPase YchF, producing MSLTLGIVGLPNVGKSTLFNALTRNDVLAANYPFATIEPNVGVVELPDARLKRLAEIFGSERILPATVSFVDIAGIVKGASEGEGMGNQFLANIREADAICQVVRVFDDGDVVHVDGRVDPFADIEVIETELILADMQTLEKAIPRLEKDSRRNKDLVETLEAAKKAQEILDSGKTLFSQKDSFDLSSVRELHLMTAKPFLYVFNSDEGVLTDDAKKAELRAAIAPADAVFLDAKVESELLELDEEDAQELLDSIGQTEPGLTSLARAGFHTLGLQTYLTAGPKESRAWTIRQGDTAPKAAGVIHTDFEKGFIKAEIVSFADLDEAGSMAAAKAAGKVRMEGKDYIMQDGDVVEFRFNV